From a region of the Polyangium spumosum genome:
- a CDS encoding PAS domain S-box protein, whose protein sequence is MREAEQTQDTLTAEDEIERLRRRDVEREAEMERLRGRLDLLEGIVGKMANLVYVHDSSTDCNVFANRELAQMLGYDEEEIHAMGADLLPSIFHPEDAARIPALRALFATANDGDVVPLEYRLRGADGQYRWMEDRCVVFTRNPDGSVRQTLGTLQDITERKRREADERLANQAVLRAFLDHTPALMFVKDLEGRFLLVNREMERFTGRSREEILGKKADAFLPPQGVRNSEDAERRALAEGRAQHLQIVPRPDGPVYYQSIKFRVEDDEGAVRGIGTVAIDITAEQQHLEERAEHEAQNLARQAALIRELASPLLPIAEHVVAMPLIGSIDEARAGQITEALLLGVSGHGARVAILDVTGLRQVDTHVASALVNAARAVKLLGAEVVVTGMRPAVAQALVETGADLQGITTLATLRAGIAWAMRR, encoded by the coding sequence ATGCGGGAGGCCGAACAGACCCAGGACACCCTCACGGCCGAGGACGAGATCGAGCGGCTGCGCCGGCGCGACGTGGAGCGCGAGGCCGAGATGGAGCGGCTCCGCGGCCGGCTCGATCTGCTCGAAGGCATCGTGGGGAAGATGGCGAACCTCGTGTACGTCCACGATTCCTCGACGGACTGCAACGTCTTCGCCAATCGAGAGCTCGCGCAGATGCTCGGCTACGACGAGGAAGAGATACACGCGATGGGCGCGGACCTCTTGCCGAGCATCTTCCACCCCGAGGACGCCGCCCGCATCCCGGCGCTGCGCGCCCTCTTCGCGACGGCGAACGACGGGGACGTCGTCCCGCTGGAGTACCGGCTGCGCGGCGCAGACGGGCAATACCGGTGGATGGAGGACCGCTGCGTCGTCTTCACGCGAAACCCCGACGGATCGGTGCGACAGACCCTCGGCACGCTCCAGGACATCACCGAACGCAAGCGGCGCGAGGCCGACGAGCGGCTCGCCAATCAAGCGGTGCTGCGCGCGTTCCTCGACCACACGCCCGCGCTGATGTTCGTCAAGGACCTCGAAGGGCGCTTCCTCCTCGTGAACAGGGAGATGGAGCGCTTCACGGGGCGATCCCGGGAGGAGATCCTCGGAAAAAAGGCCGACGCGTTCCTGCCGCCGCAAGGCGTACGCAACAGCGAGGACGCCGAGCGCCGCGCCCTCGCCGAGGGGCGCGCGCAACACCTGCAGATCGTCCCGCGCCCGGACGGGCCCGTGTATTACCAGAGCATCAAGTTCCGCGTCGAAGACGACGAGGGCGCGGTCCGCGGGATCGGGACGGTGGCCATCGACATCACCGCCGAGCAACAACACCTCGAGGAGCGCGCCGAACACGAAGCGCAAAACCTCGCCCGGCAGGCCGCGCTGATCCGCGAGCTCGCGTCGCCCCTGCTCCCGATCGCCGAGCACGTCGTGGCGATGCCCCTCATCGGCTCCATCGACGAGGCGCGCGCCGGGCAAATCACCGAGGCGCTCCTCCTGGGTGTGTCCGGGCACGGAGCCCGGGTGGCGATCCTCGACGTCACGGGCCTGCGGCAGGTGGACACGCACGTCGCGAGCGCGCTCGTGAATGCAGCGAGGGCCGTGAAGCTGCTCGGGGCCGAGGTGGTCGTGACCGGAATGCGGCCGGCCGTGGCGCAGGCGCTCGTGGAGACGGGCGCGGATCTGCAAGGCATCACGACGCTGGCGACGCTGCGGGCGGGGATCGCCTGGGCGATGCGCCGGTAG